A window of the Bradyrhizobium diazoefficiens genome harbors these coding sequences:
- the fabA gene encoding bifunctional 3-hydroxydecanoyl-ACP dehydratase/trans-2-decenoyl-ACP isomerase, with the protein MPNPHDFHTPQPSYTRDELLRSSEGGYFGPGNAQLPAPPMLMMDRITEISLDGGAFGKGHIVGELDIVPGHWFFDCHFRGDAMMPASLGLDAMWQMVGYWLGWSGSPGKGRAIGVGEVEVTGAITPETRSVRYEVAMRMVRRGKLVLGIADGRVLADAVCVFTAKDMRVGLTKAAE; encoded by the coding sequence TTGCCAAACCCGCATGATTTTCACACGCCACAACCGTCCTACACCAGGGACGAGTTGCTGAGATCGAGCGAAGGCGGCTATTTCGGCCCGGGCAACGCGCAGTTGCCGGCACCGCCGATGCTCATGATGGACCGCATCACTGAGATCAGCCTGGACGGCGGCGCGTTCGGCAAGGGTCACATCGTGGGCGAGCTCGACATTGTGCCGGGCCATTGGTTCTTCGATTGCCACTTTCGCGGTGACGCGATGATGCCGGCCTCTCTGGGGCTGGATGCGATGTGGCAGATGGTCGGCTACTGGCTCGGCTGGTCAGGCTCACCGGGCAAGGGCCGCGCCATCGGCGTCGGCGAGGTTGAGGTCACGGGCGCCATCACGCCGGAGACGCGATCCGTGCGCTACGAGGTCGCCATGCGCATGGTCCGCCGCGGCAAGCTGGTGCTCGGAATTGCCGACGGCCGCGTGCTTGCTGATGCCGTCTGTGTCTTCACGGCGAAGGATATGCGGGTTGGCCTGACCAAGGCCGCGGAGTGA
- the sufD gene encoding Fe-S cluster assembly protein SufD — MNVAVAKTGNGRAVSDLFTSAEGRLPGSPGVAAMRREAFETYERLGLPHRRIEEWKYTDLRALVGEVLPLAAAPDAAALKRAAEAVKAHAIAGARKLVLVDGVFVADLSDVKALAAEVGFKTLRETLEKDAGLLKTASTDAVIALNAAMATDGVVLSIADGAQLSAPIQIIHIATAASASAFTRSQVAIGKGAHATIVESFVAAGAQAYQINDAVLLTVGDDADVAHIRLMDDAPDAVNVTSHFVTVGANVKLNFFNMTTGAAVSRLQGFITLGGEGSELSANGVNLLQKTEHGDTTLVVDHAVPNCVSREVFRAVIDDRAHSVFQGRIIVRPDAQKTDGKMMTRALLLSDEAEADNKPELEIFADDVSCGHGATAGALDDSLLFYLKARGLPEKQAQALLIQAFVGEAIEQIADDGLREHVIGIAERWLERRS, encoded by the coding sequence ATGAACGTTGCTGTGGCAAAGACCGGAAACGGCCGCGCGGTGAGCGATCTCTTCACCAGCGCCGAAGGCCGCTTGCCGGGTTCGCCTGGAGTGGCAGCAATGCGCCGCGAGGCGTTCGAGACCTACGAGCGTCTCGGCCTGCCGCACCGCCGGATCGAAGAATGGAAATACACCGACCTGCGCGCGCTGGTCGGCGAGGTGCTGCCGCTCGCGGCCGCACCGGATGCAGCCGCGCTGAAGCGCGCCGCCGAGGCCGTGAAGGCGCATGCGATTGCGGGTGCCCGCAAGCTGGTGCTGGTCGACGGCGTGTTCGTGGCCGATCTCTCCGACGTGAAGGCGCTTGCCGCTGAGGTGGGATTCAAGACGTTGCGGGAGACGCTGGAGAAGGATGCCGGGCTGCTGAAGACCGCGTCCACCGACGCCGTGATCGCGCTGAATGCGGCGATGGCGACCGATGGCGTGGTGCTTTCGATTGCCGATGGCGCTCAGCTCTCCGCGCCGATCCAGATCATCCACATCGCGACCGCAGCTTCCGCGTCGGCCTTCACCCGGTCGCAGGTCGCGATCGGGAAGGGCGCTCACGCCACCATCGTCGAGAGTTTCGTTGCGGCTGGCGCCCAAGCCTACCAGATCAACGACGCCGTGCTCCTCACGGTTGGTGACGATGCCGACGTCGCGCATATCCGCCTGATGGACGATGCGCCTGACGCGGTGAACGTGACCTCGCATTTCGTGACGGTCGGCGCCAACGTCAAACTCAATTTCTTCAACATGACCACTGGCGCGGCCGTCAGCCGCCTGCAAGGCTTCATCACGCTGGGGGGCGAGGGCAGCGAGCTGTCGGCCAACGGCGTCAACCTGTTGCAGAAGACCGAGCATGGCGACACCACGCTGGTGGTCGACCACGCGGTGCCGAACTGCGTCAGCCGCGAAGTCTTCCGCGCGGTGATCGACGATCGCGCCCACTCTGTGTTCCAGGGCCGCATCATCGTCCGTCCCGACGCGCAGAAGACCGACGGCAAGATGATGACCCGCGCGCTGCTGCTCTCGGACGAAGCCGAGGCCGACAACAAGCCCGAGCTCGAGATCTTTGCCGACGACGTCTCCTGCGGCCACGGCGCCACTGCCGGCGCGCTGGACGACAGCCTACTGTTCTATCTGAAGGCCCGCGGCCTGCCGGAGAAGCAGGCCCAGGCGCTGCTGATCCAGGCCTTCGTGGGCGAAGCGATCGAGCAGATCGCCGATGATGGCTTGCGCGAGCACGTGATCGGCATTGCCGAACGCTGGCTGGAGCGCCGGTCATGA
- a CDS encoding SUF system Fe-S cluster assembly protein produces the protein MSDTAEIKANPMETHSALPPEETERLTTEIIAGLKTVFDPEIPADIYELGLIYKVEIKDDRSVDVQMTLTTPNCPAAGELPTMVENAVASVPGVGVVDVKVVWEPAWSPERMSDEARLVLNMW, from the coding sequence ATGAGTGACACGGCCGAAATCAAAGCCAATCCGATGGAGACCCATTCGGCGCTGCCGCCGGAGGAGACCGAGCGTCTCACGACCGAGATCATCGCCGGCCTCAAGACCGTGTTCGATCCGGAAATCCCGGCCGACATCTACGAGCTCGGCCTGATCTACAAGGTCGAGATCAAGGACGATCGCTCCGTCGACGTCCAGATGACGCTGACGACGCCGAACTGCCCAGCCGCCGGCGAGCTGCCGACCATGGTCGAGAACGCCGTCGCCAGCGTCCCCGGCGTCGGCGTGGTCGACGTCAAGGTCGTCTGGGAGCCGGCCTGGTCGCCGGAACGCATGAGCGACGAGGCCCGCCTCGTCCTCAATATGTGGTGA
- the sufC gene encoding Fe-S cluster assembly ATPase SufC, which yields MALLEVKDLKVRVEEREILHGLTLTVNEGEIHAIMGPNGSGKSTLSHVIAGKPGYEVTDGQILFKGEDLLEMAPEERAAKGVFLAFQYPVEIPGVTTMNFLRTALNAQRKARGESELMVPDFLKKVREVSKSLNIPQDMLKRGVNVGFSGGEKKRNEVLQMALFEPSLCILDEMDSGLDIDALRIAADGVNALHSPKRAMVVITHYQRLLNYIVPDVVHVMSKGRVVKSGGKELALELEASGYTQFEDAA from the coding sequence ATGGCTTTGCTTGAAGTGAAAGACCTGAAGGTTCGTGTCGAGGAGCGTGAGATTCTCCACGGGCTGACGCTGACCGTGAACGAGGGCGAGATCCACGCGATCATGGGGCCGAACGGCTCCGGCAAGTCGACGCTCTCGCACGTCATCGCCGGCAAGCCCGGCTATGAGGTGACCGACGGCCAGATCCTGTTCAAGGGCGAGGATCTCCTGGAGATGGCGCCAGAGGAGCGCGCCGCCAAGGGCGTGTTCCTGGCGTTCCAGTATCCGGTCGAGATTCCCGGCGTCACCACCATGAATTTCCTGCGGACCGCGCTGAACGCACAGCGCAAGGCGCGCGGCGAGAGTGAGCTGATGGTGCCGGACTTCTTGAAGAAGGTCCGCGAAGTGTCGAAGTCGCTCAACATCCCGCAGGACATGCTCAAGCGCGGCGTCAATGTCGGTTTCTCCGGCGGCGAGAAGAAGCGCAACGAGGTGTTGCAGATGGCGCTGTTCGAGCCGAGCCTGTGCATCCTCGACGAGATGGATTCCGGTCTCGACATCGACGCGTTGCGCATTGCGGCCGACGGCGTCAACGCGCTGCATTCGCCCAAGCGCGCGATGGTCGTCATCACCCATTATCAGCGGCTGCTGAACTACATCGTGCCCGACGTCGTGCACGTGATGTCGAAGGGCCGTGTCGTGAAGAGCGGCGGCAAGGAACTGGCGCTGGAGCTGGAAGCGTCCGGCTACACCCAGTTCGAGGACGCCGCGTAA
- a CDS encoding TfoX/Sxy family protein has translation MDREFLIDLFADFGPVAIRKMFSGYGISADGINFALALRAGLFFRADEVTIPDFEAEGSKPFQYSTRAKTVLVNSYWELPARLFDDSEELAQWARAALAAAQRAKVKKRPRKKAAAKKAEPKKAVAKKGPAKKAAKKLARRVGKAKRAHRSK, from the coding sequence ATGGACCGCGAATTCCTGATCGACCTGTTCGCCGATTTCGGCCCCGTTGCTATCCGAAAGATGTTCTCCGGCTACGGCATCTCCGCCGACGGCATCAACTTCGCGCTCGCTTTGCGCGCCGGGCTGTTTTTCCGTGCCGACGAGGTGACTATTCCGGACTTTGAAGCCGAAGGCTCAAAACCGTTCCAGTATTCGACCCGCGCCAAGACCGTGCTGGTGAACTCCTACTGGGAGCTGCCGGCGCGCCTGTTCGACGATTCCGAGGAACTGGCGCAATGGGCGAGGGCGGCGCTTGCCGCCGCCCAGCGCGCCAAGGTGAAGAAGCGGCCGAGGAAGAAAGCTGCGGCGAAGAAGGCAGAGCCGAAGAAGGCTGTTGCCAAGAAGGGACCGGCCAAGAAAGCAGCCAAGAAGCTAGCGCGTAGGGTGGGCAAAGCGAAGCGCGCCCACCGTTCAAAATAG
- a CDS encoding HesB/IscA family protein: MTQISSGSTPASTPKPKRPRPQVMRLTDAAAQRISELTHRADSEIVGLRVGVKNGGCAGQSYTVEYAHDVRPTDEVVEDKGVKILVDPKAVLFLLGTEMDYKADKMQAQFVFNNPNQISACGCGESVELRPAKIDG, encoded by the coding sequence ATGACCCAAATTTCGTCAGGCTCGACACCAGCATCTACTCCGAAGCCGAAGCGGCCCCGCCCGCAGGTGATGCGGTTGACCGATGCCGCCGCCCAGCGCATCAGCGAGCTGACCCACCGCGCGGACTCCGAGATCGTGGGCTTGCGCGTCGGCGTCAAGAACGGCGGCTGCGCCGGTCAGTCCTATACGGTCGAATACGCCCACGATGTCCGCCCGACCGACGAGGTCGTCGAGGACAAGGGCGTCAAGATCCTGGTCGACCCCAAGGCCGTGCTGTTCCTGCTCGGCACCGAGATGGACTACAAGGCCGACAAGATGCAGGCCCAGTTCGTCTTCAACAACCCCAACCAGATCTCCGCCTGCGGCTGCGGCGAATCGGTCGAGCTGCGCCCGGCCAAGATCGACGGGTAA
- a CDS encoding cysteine desulfurase, translating into MSTHPAVKNGAYDVERVRQDFPALAMQVYGKPLVYLDNAASAQKPSVVLDRMTQAYTSEYANVHRGLHYLANAATEAYEGGRTKVAQFINAARTEEVIFTRNATEAINLVASSWGGPNIGEGDEIVLSIMEHHSNIVPWHFLRERQGAVIKWAPVDDEGNFLIDEFEKLLTSKTKLVAITQMSNALGTIVPVKDVVKIAHARGIPVLVDGSQGAVHMPVDVQDIGCDFYVFTGHKVYGPTGIGVLWAKYEHLVAMRPYNGGGEMIREVSREVVTYGDPPHKFEAGTPAIVEAVGLGAAIDYVNSIGKERIAAHEHELVTYAQDKLREINSLRLIGTARGKGPVISFELKGAHAHDVATVIDRQGIAVRAGTHCVMPLLERFNVTATCRASFGMYNTREEVDHLAQALLKARDLFA; encoded by the coding sequence ATGAGCACGCATCCGGCAGTCAAGAACGGCGCCTATGACGTTGAACGGGTGCGTCAGGACTTTCCGGCGCTCGCCATGCAAGTCTACGGCAAGCCGCTGGTCTATCTCGACAACGCGGCCTCCGCGCAGAAGCCGAGCGTTGTGCTCGATCGCATGACGCAGGCCTATACGTCCGAATACGCCAACGTCCATCGCGGCCTTCACTACCTCGCCAACGCCGCGACCGAAGCCTATGAGGGCGGTCGCACCAAGGTTGCGCAGTTCATCAACGCGGCGCGCACCGAAGAAGTGATCTTCACCCGCAACGCCACCGAAGCGATCAATCTCGTCGCCTCGTCCTGGGGCGGCCCGAACATCGGGGAAGGCGACGAGATCGTCCTCTCGATCATGGAGCACCACTCCAACATCGTGCCCTGGCATTTCCTCAGGGAACGTCAGGGCGCCGTGATCAAGTGGGCGCCGGTCGACGACGAAGGCAACTTCCTCATCGACGAGTTCGAGAAGCTGCTGACGTCGAAGACCAAGCTGGTCGCGATCACGCAGATGTCGAATGCGCTCGGCACCATCGTGCCGGTCAAGGACGTCGTGAAGATCGCCCATGCCCGCGGCATTCCCGTGCTGGTCGACGGCAGCCAGGGCGCCGTGCACATGCCCGTCGACGTCCAGGATATCGGCTGCGACTTCTATGTCTTTACCGGCCACAAGGTGTACGGGCCGACCGGCATCGGCGTGCTCTGGGCCAAGTACGAGCATCTTGTCGCGATGCGCCCCTACAATGGCGGCGGCGAGATGATCCGCGAGGTCTCGCGCGAGGTCGTCACCTATGGCGATCCCCCGCACAAATTCGAGGCGGGCACGCCCGCGATCGTCGAGGCCGTCGGCCTTGGCGCCGCCATCGACTATGTCAATTCGATCGGCAAGGAGCGCATCGCCGCGCACGAGCACGAGCTCGTCACCTATGCCCAGGACAAACTGCGCGAGATCAACTCGCTCAGGCTGATCGGCACCGCGCGGGGCAAGGGCCCGGTGATCTCCTTCGAGCTCAAGGGCGCGCACGCCCATGACGTCGCCACCGTGATCGACCGTCAGGGCATCGCGGTCCGTGCCGGCACCCATTGCGTGATGCCGCTTTTAGAGCGGTTCAACGTGACGGCGACCTGCCGCGCCTCGTTCGGCATGTATAATACGCGGGAAGAAGTCGATCATCTGGCACAGGCGCTGCTGAAGGCGCGGGATTTGTTCGCATGA